Below is a genomic region from Haliotis asinina isolate JCU_RB_2024 chromosome 14, JCU_Hal_asi_v2, whole genome shotgun sequence.
CTGCCGGGAGGTCAACATTCCGAAGGAGATCGATCCTCTTGCCCTGCAGTGCAGCATCTCCCCCGAGGGAAAACTGACGGTAGAAGCACCAATCCCTGTTCCCGACTATCAGAAGGATGCCCCCGTACCGCTCCCCGACTATCAGAGGGAGGCGCACGTACCAGCTCCCGACTATCAGAGGGAGGCGCCCGTACCAGCCCCCGACTATCAGAGAGATGCACCTGTACCAGCGCCCGACTATTTGCGGGACGCCTCGGGTACGCCAACAAAGATTAGCATCACCCAATCATCTAACGCTTCTCACTCCCCGTATCATTCAGGAACGTCTTCACCAGCATCGTTCCAGCATCCACAATCACAACAAAGGGTTTCTACACCGCCTTATAAGACCCAAgcacattttacaccttcaCCTGTCAATCAACCCCAGCAATTCCAGTCTCCCCCTTCCTCAGGTCAGTTTCAACAGACATCTGGCTCATCGTATGGTCAATATCCGTCGCACACGGGATCTTCTGGGCAGTTCCAAGCTCCTCCCTACCAAGGACAGAGCTATTCTAAGACGCCTCAAGCTTTCAACGCACCTGCCTTCAATTCCTCATCTACGCAGCGCACTGCTTCCCCCGTGAGCTTCACAGAGAAGAAGTTCAAGATCGATGCTGATATCGAGGACTTTAACCCGGAAGATCTAACTGTCAAGACCCTTGACAAGAAGATCGTTATCACAGCTCGGAAAGAGGTCAAGTCGGGCAACAGAACGTCAACCCGCGAGATGAGTCGAGAGTTCGCTATCCCCGACAACGTGGACCCATACACCGTCAAGGCCTTTTTCACTGAGGGCGGGAAACTTATCCTTGAGGCTCCGTACAGGCAGACGACTTCCGGTCAGTACTCCAATGGCGGAGGAGTCCACTGCAGCTCGCCTATGACAGGGAGGTAGACGTGTGAACTTTGTTGAAGAGAAGGATATTATTTTCCGAGGGACGAATGACTTGTGGGTAACATTCTGTCTGTTTGAACCAGGaggtgatgttgatgtgtggACACTTGGGGCAGGATTGCCCACTCTTGTGTCTTGGTGCTGGTGTATGTGCAATCATCGTTTCAGAGATTCCAGATCGCCCTGTTGATCATGTGGTACCAATAACTTTCACTGCAGATGATATTTTTAAAGCAACCGAATAACCAAAGCAATCacgagttatttccctttgaccaTTAGTGATGTAGTCAGTGTTGTACCGTGGTGCATTGCTTTATGCTGTTCCTACAAGAGTAGTCTCCCTTGATGGAACATTTTTTTATTGGCACCGTTCGTCATATTTTGTTGGTATTTTTTAAACACTTGTCATGAGTTCATATTAATAATACATACGATAACTTATTTACACATAGACAACACAAAGGGTCAGTGACCTCCTGTGATCAGTAGCCAAGTATTAAGTCGTCATGGTTCGGACGCAATATCATGATGGACTTCTTGTCTTGTATTAAACAGTGTCTATTTATCACCGTGTTAGTCAGACCTGTACGTAGCCCTTGAATGTAGCCCTAGACTCGGGAGGATGAGCTGGTGACGTGTAGTGTGCGCGTGTCCACATGGACATCACTTGACATTCAGTCACGTGACGTAATCTAGATATTCTGAAGGTCATAATGTTATTTGGGAATTGTTATAGGAAAATATTAATCTAGCCAGAGAATAAGACGTAAGTTCATGTTTTAGCAAATTCTTTCAAGGAATGTTAGTGTGATTTGTTAGATATGCTGATAGACATGTTACTGCCAAATCTCTTTTGAAGAATCAGCCGCTGCTGGGTGTTCGGAGATTTGATCTGTTACTGCTTGTAAGTAGACTTGGACATTACTGCATTGGAGTAGATCTGTTTCTACTTAAGAGTAGATCTGTTATTCGGAAATTGTTCTCATTTAGTTCCTAGCCCAGCTGGACATTAGATCTGTGTCTAATGGCTGGATGCTTACTGGGTGCAGTATTGTTGACTGCAACTAAGGTGTCACATGTTCGGTGCTGGCACGAGGAGGCAGCACTCAGACAATATCTTATGCATTTCGTTTATTAGTTTACGTCCAACTGCAGATGcctttattatattatttgataCATTTATTGTCACCTTTTGTAAATAAAGTATGTATTCCATGAGTCACGTCTCTGTGAGTTAGACTGTGCAGCTGGAGCGAGCAGGCAACAGACGACAGACCAATAGCAGACGACTGGCATACGATAGATGGTAGATCACCAGCAGACGACAAATCACTAGCAGACGACAGACCACCAGCAGCCTCCAGACCAATGGTATACGACAGACGGCAGACCCCCAACAGACGACAagcaaacaaacgaccgacagATGGATGAAATCTACATGATAGGGACTACgtcataatacatttgtgacCGGGaacagaaatatgaaatatctgtCAGCTTTAACGAGGATTTCCAGATTAGTGAGTTAATCAACCACCAGACCACTTCCTGAACCCTTGTTACTGCCTTCACCACCGTCCACACCAGACTAGCAGGCGACAAACAACAGATCATGGACAGACGACAGACCACCAACGGACAACAAACGATATACAATCGGC
It encodes:
- the LOC137261873 gene encoding uncharacterized protein; its protein translation is MATRIPITKDSFGFEDRQDDIWQQMEHDMERRRKEWENEIEKMSSDFFSMRPDRTQRSFDPIQDRIGIAESHDDGKSVIEKNENGQPVFKARFNVKDYKPEEVSVKMDANKIIVQAKHEENSGGASVSREYCREVNIPKEIDPLALQCSISPEGKLTVEAPIPVPDYQKDAPVPLPDYQREAHVPAPDYQREAPVPAPDYQRDAPVPAPDYLRDASGTPTKISITQSSNASHSPYHSGTSSPASFQHPQSQQRVSTPPYKTQAHFTPSPVNQPQQFQSPPSSGQFQQTSGSSYGQYPSHTGSSGQFQAPPYQGQSYSKTPQAFNAPAFNSSSTQRTASPVSFTEKKFKIDADIEDFNPEDLTVKTLDKKIVITARKEVKSGNRTSTREMSREFAIPDNVDPYTVKAFFTEGGKLILEAPYRQTTSGQYSNGGGVHCSSPMTGR